From Micromonospora rifamycinica, a single genomic window includes:
- a CDS encoding baeRF2 domain-containing protein gives MQLSFLRPLYDRPGPWCSVYLDASRDTQDARPALDLRWRALAEQLVADGADEPTVAALDRVVRGHDPMPGDYGLAAFASRGRVVLSEYLSAPPLRDLAAYTALPHVMPLLAQRGEQVAWVRVLADRTGADAVAVSAGGVPRRSHVTGTQTYPLRRGQSGGWSQSRYQRAAMEAWHHNAGDAAAATAELADRVGADVVVVAGDIRATGMIAAQLPSRWQDVVVRTDAGSRAGGADPTAMDDVTVQTIAEAADRHVTAALDRFGTQQDVGAGLDAVVDALQRHQVDTMLLVDDPSAIGELWIGPRPTDLATAPGGLAAVADPQRVRADAALVRALVGTDADLTVLGPDEAPELADGIGAVLRYADPATPGRDHG, from the coding sequence ATGCAGCTGTCCTTCCTGCGCCCGCTCTACGACCGTCCCGGGCCGTGGTGCTCGGTCTATCTGGACGCCTCCCGGGACACCCAGGACGCGCGTCCGGCACTGGACCTGCGCTGGCGTGCCCTGGCCGAGCAGCTCGTCGCCGACGGGGCGGACGAGCCCACCGTCGCGGCACTGGACCGGGTGGTCCGGGGCCACGACCCGATGCCGGGCGACTACGGGCTGGCCGCGTTCGCCAGCCGGGGCCGGGTGGTCCTCTCCGAGTACCTGTCCGCGCCGCCGCTGCGCGACCTGGCCGCGTACACCGCGCTGCCGCACGTCATGCCGCTGCTCGCGCAGCGCGGTGAACAGGTCGCCTGGGTCCGGGTGCTCGCCGACCGCACCGGCGCGGACGCCGTCGCGGTCAGCGCCGGCGGGGTGCCGCGGCGGTCCCACGTCACGGGCACGCAGACCTACCCGCTGCGCCGGGGGCAGTCCGGCGGCTGGTCCCAGTCCCGCTACCAGCGGGCCGCGATGGAGGCCTGGCACCACAATGCCGGGGACGCCGCCGCGGCCACCGCCGAGCTGGCCGACCGGGTCGGCGCGGACGTGGTGGTGGTCGCCGGGGACATCCGGGCCACCGGAATGATCGCCGCGCAACTGCCGTCGCGCTGGCAGGACGTGGTGGTCCGCACCGACGCCGGCTCCCGGGCCGGCGGCGCCGACCCGACCGCGATGGACGACGTCACCGTGCAGACCATCGCGGAGGCGGCCGACCGGCACGTCACCGCCGCCCTGGACCGGTTCGGCACCCAGCAGGACGTCGGGGCGGGGCTGGACGCCGTGGTGGACGCCCTGCAACGCCACCAGGTCGACACCATGCTGCTCGTCGACGACCCGTCGGCCATCGGCGAGCTGTGGATCGGCCCGCGGCCCACCGACCTCGCCACCGCACCCGGCGGACTCGCCGCGGTGGCCGACCCGCAGCGGGTCCGCGCCGACGCGGCACTGGTCCGGGCGCTGGTCGGCACGGACGCCGACCTGACCGTCCTCGGGCCGGACGAGGCCCCCGAGCTGGCCGACGGGATCGGCGCCGTGCTGCGGTACGCCGATCCGGCCACCCCGGGACGGGACCATGGCTGA
- a CDS encoding thiamine pyrophosphate-binding protein, whose amino-acid sequence MADRTVAQLVVDRLRAWRVPRAFGCPGDAIGPVVGALDSAGGDPEFVPARHEETAAFMATGHAKFTGGVGVCLATQGPGAVHLLSGLYDAKLDSRPVVAIIGEDVCGPLGEVHEEIGLSRLFADVCHQFVRYGRTPAQVPALLDQAFRTAVATRSPTCVVLPRALQVAAVADLQPHAAGVLNATPGEPLARVLPHRADLDAAAALLTVGRRVAILVGQGARGAAEQITVLADRLGAGVASSLPGKPVLDERLPFHTGVLGEVGTPAAAELMGGADTLLLVGTNDPWTDYLPPPGQTRTIQIDIDGRRIGTRYPVDVPLVGDAAETVRALVGQVADRPNRQWRATVEGSVDRWRSAAAARAAEPAEPVNPQLVLHKLSTRLPRTGAVAVDVGAVLPWYARHLTLPPGVDAQLCGALGSPGCALPYAFAAKLDRPDAPVVALLGDDAMQLSGLAELITVAQRWQEWADPRLVVLVLNDRDHRDPGDGRWVPPGVAARSRPGAAGVRRADVPYAGWARLLGLHGVRVDRPELVGAAWDEALAADRPCVLEAVVDPTVPRRAPEPALADLRDLVADGDAARRIRDRMMSADGR is encoded by the coding sequence ATGGCTGACCGTACGGTCGCCCAGCTGGTGGTGGACCGGTTGCGGGCCTGGCGGGTGCCCCGCGCCTTCGGCTGCCCGGGAGACGCGATCGGCCCGGTGGTCGGGGCGTTGGACTCCGCCGGTGGGGATCCGGAGTTCGTCCCCGCCCGGCACGAGGAGACCGCCGCCTTCATGGCGACCGGCCACGCCAAGTTCACCGGCGGCGTGGGGGTCTGCCTGGCCACCCAGGGGCCGGGCGCGGTGCACCTGCTCAGCGGCCTGTACGACGCGAAACTGGACAGCCGGCCGGTGGTGGCCATCATCGGCGAGGACGTCTGCGGGCCGCTGGGCGAGGTGCACGAGGAGATCGGGCTGAGCCGGCTCTTCGCCGACGTGTGCCACCAGTTCGTCCGTTACGGCCGTACCCCGGCCCAGGTGCCGGCGCTGCTCGACCAGGCGTTCCGTACCGCGGTGGCGACCCGCAGCCCGACCTGCGTGGTGCTGCCCCGCGCGTTGCAGGTAGCCGCCGTGGCCGACCTGCAACCGCACGCGGCGGGGGTGCTCAACGCGACGCCGGGTGAACCGCTGGCCCGGGTGCTGCCCCACCGGGCGGACCTGGACGCCGCCGCGGCGCTGCTCACCGTCGGGCGACGGGTGGCGATCCTGGTCGGGCAGGGCGCCCGGGGCGCGGCGGAGCAGATCACCGTGCTGGCCGACCGGCTGGGCGCGGGGGTGGCCAGCTCGCTGCCGGGCAAGCCGGTCCTCGACGAGCGGCTGCCGTTCCACACCGGGGTGCTCGGCGAGGTCGGCACCCCGGCCGCCGCGGAGCTGATGGGCGGCGCCGACACGCTGCTGCTGGTGGGCACCAACGACCCGTGGACCGACTACCTCCCGCCGCCGGGCCAGACCCGCACCATCCAGATCGACATCGACGGACGACGGATCGGCACCCGCTACCCGGTGGACGTGCCACTGGTCGGCGACGCCGCCGAGACGGTACGCGCCCTGGTGGGCCAGGTCGCCGACCGGCCGAACCGGCAGTGGCGGGCCACCGTCGAGGGCTCGGTGGACCGGTGGCGCAGCGCCGCCGCCGCCCGCGCCGCCGAACCGGCCGAGCCGGTCAACCCGCAACTGGTGCTGCACAAGCTGTCCACCCGGCTGCCCCGGACCGGGGCGGTCGCGGTCGACGTCGGTGCGGTGCTGCCCTGGTACGCCCGCCACCTGACGCTGCCCCCCGGGGTCGACGCGCAGCTCTGCGGTGCCCTCGGCTCCCCGGGCTGCGCGCTGCCGTACGCGTTCGCGGCCAAGCTGGACCGCCCGGACGCACCGGTGGTCGCCCTGCTGGGCGACGACGCGATGCAGCTCAGCGGGCTGGCCGAGCTGATCACCGTGGCGCAGCGCTGGCAGGAGTGGGCCGATCCCCGGCTGGTGGTGCTGGTGCTCAACGACCGTGACCACCGCGACCCGGGTGACGGCCGGTGGGTGCCGCCCGGGGTGGCCGCCCGGTCGCGTCCCGGGGCGGCGGGCGTCCGCCGGGCCGACGTGCCGTACGCCGGGTGGGCCCGGCTGCTCGGGCTGCACGGTGTCCGGGTGGACCGGCCGGAGCTGGTGGGAGCCGCCTGGGACGAGGCGCTCGCCGCCGACCGGCCGTGCGTGCTGGAGGCGGTGGTGGACCCGACGGTGCCCCGGCGGGCACCGGAGCCGGCCCTGGCCGACCTGCGGGACCTCGTCGCCGACGGCGACGCCGCCCGGCGGATCCGGGACCGGATGATGTCGGCCGACGGGCGGTGA